The genomic stretch AGGGAGCCTGTGTTTCCTGTGGGGAGCGGCATGTGCCTGGCCCATTCTTTATGACCTGTAGtataataacaaatatattgaCTCACAAAGTGAAAACAGTGCTCAAAAGGACAGGAACATTTTTGCTGCTTCAAGTTACACTCGGGCTGTGTAGACCTGTGCTATCTACATTATCCTGTTATATATTTCTTACTATTAGAAAGTTACAGAGCTTTGTGAGGTTGCTCTAGGCCAGCAGCCCTAGGGAAACAGTACACACACAAATGCACACATATCTTTGTGTCCGTAATTCCCCCGGTTATAAAGGAAGCAGCTGGTAGGAAAACTAGTCATGTATCAGCCTTACCTGCAGAACCACCTTGATGGAGGAGGAATTCTGGATATGTCATGTTCCCCAAAGCCGCCGCAGCTGGGAAGTGGTTGCCTGTGGGCTGCTTACATTTTTCTGATAGAAACTGGCTTAAGGGcaacaaataaattaatagcAGGAGGTAAGCAGAAGATACTGAGGTTTTAGTTTTACTTCTATGGGTTTATGTTTGAAAAATACAGGACTAAAATAAAAGCGTATTATCTTCATAATCAATTATTCACACCCACAGGTATTCTGTGCGCTAACTTTTGTAGGAGGTGACTTTATTGGTGAAGGTTTTTTGCCATCTATGATCTCAGATTTGCAGCCTAAAAGTGGTTGAATTTGTATCGTCTTCAGAGTAGGTGTTTGCTGCTTggaaacatttcaaaattaGGAGTTTAATTGAATTACTCCTTTGGCATTTTTAAATGCCTTATGATATTTTTAGGTCTGGGGTATAGATGTTCGCTCTGAAAGGGCAGAAACATTCCTGGGAAAAGCACTGGGTGGCTTTGAGACATCGGAGGTAGCAGACTGCCTTTCAGCATTTGAAAAGGCTGTTGAGAGGCTGGGctaggagaagaaaaggccttTAATTTCTGTAGCACAGGAGGCTTTTCCTGAACTGCTTGTGGAAAGGCTTTGCTAAAATATGGTTTCATTCCTGTCAAATTGTTAATTTGGTGTGGATTTTGTCTATCTGCTAAGGTTCTTGATGGTTCAGTTGAATGACGAAGTGTTGACCCTGGGATGCCATACACAAAATTGCAGAGGAGGTAATGCCATGCCCCCCCAGGCAGTCTCTGCAGAGTCACCCGAGGCCACAGGCTGGAGAGGCTCCTCAAAGCTTCACGGTTCCACATGGCGGTGGGGAAACCGTCCTCAGTGTGATAAAGCTGAGAGAAATAGATGCTGAGTGTGACTTCTTGATAC from Lathamus discolor isolate bLatDis1 chromosome 3, bLatDis1.hap1, whole genome shotgun sequence encodes the following:
- the APOBEC4 gene encoding putative C->U-editing enzyme APOBEC-4, producing the protein MNPREKTIFQEYLTNQGTVVKPYCWQRQNHICGRCPYHIRTGEEARVPYAEFHRVFGFPYRSTAPIQNKHLLFYELRSFSGRVVQKGHATNCTDQDNHPESMLFDMGGYLDAVTDAYENVGCIILYSNYLPCNEAYHCCVSKIYNFLLKYQEVTLSIYFSQLYHTEDGFPTAMWNREALRSLSSLWPRVTLQRLPGGAWHYLLCNFVYGIPGSTLRHSTEPSRTLADRQNPHQINNLTGMKPYFSKAFPQAVQEKPPVLQKLKAFSSPSPASQQPFQMLKGSLLPPMSQSHPVLFPGMFLPFQSEHLYPRPKNIIRHLKMPKE